Proteins encoded in a region of the Streptomyces sp. NBC_00258 genome:
- a CDS encoding DeoR/GlpR family DNA-binding transcription regulator encodes MYAPERQQEILRLARDGGRVDVVSLAEEFQVTAETIRRDLKALDRAGLLRRVHGGAIPAGRLDFEPDLAERETTAADEKDRIAKAAVAELPDKGTMILDAGTTIARLAGALPLEATLTVVTHSLPIAARLADHPGMQLHLIGGRVRHRTRAAVDAWALRAYGEIRADVVFLAANGFSVEHGLTTPDLAEAAVKRAALAAARRVVLLADSAKHGQEHFARFGGLSEVDLLITDSGLSPEDATAIERGGTEVVRA; translated from the coding sequence ATGTACGCACCGGAGCGACAGCAGGAGATCCTCCGACTCGCACGTGACGGCGGCCGTGTGGATGTCGTGTCGCTGGCCGAGGAGTTCCAGGTCACGGCGGAGACGATCCGGCGGGACCTGAAGGCCCTCGACCGGGCGGGACTGCTGCGCCGGGTCCACGGCGGTGCCATCCCGGCCGGGCGGCTCGACTTCGAGCCCGACCTCGCCGAGCGCGAGACCACCGCGGCCGACGAGAAGGACCGCATCGCCAAGGCGGCCGTGGCCGAACTGCCGGACAAGGGCACGATGATCCTCGACGCGGGCACGACCATCGCCCGCCTCGCCGGAGCCCTCCCCCTGGAGGCGACACTCACCGTCGTGACGCACAGCCTCCCCATCGCGGCCCGCCTCGCCGACCACCCCGGCATGCAGCTCCACCTCATCGGAGGCCGCGTCCGGCACCGTACGCGCGCGGCGGTCGACGCCTGGGCGCTGCGGGCCTACGGAGAGATCCGCGCGGACGTCGTCTTCCTCGCGGCGAACGGCTTCTCCGTCGAGCACGGCCTGACCACCCCGGACCTCGCCGAGGCCGCCGTGAAGCGCGCCGCGCTCGCCGCCGCGCGCCGCGTGGTGCTGCTCGCCGACTCGGCCAAGCACGGCCAGGAACACTTCGCGCGCTTCGGCGGCCTCAGCGAAGTGGACCTGTTGATCACCGACAGCGGGCTGAGCCCCGAAGACGCGACCGCCATCGAGCGCGGCGGCACGGAAGTAGTGCGCGCATGA
- a CDS encoding MFS transporter, with amino-acid sequence MTSSSSTLPSPRPEADRRRWFALAIVMTAAFMDLVDVTIVNVAIPSIQRDEGASFSHIQWITAGYALAFAAGLITGGRLGDIHGRKRVFLVGIGGFTLASALCGFAVNPDMLVASRILQGAMAALMVPQVLSIVHATFPAHERGKVFGMFGAIVGLGAVSGPILGALLTEWNLFGLEWRPIFLINLPVGIAGLILGRKFITESKAPHALKLDLVGVVLVTLGLLMLLYPLTRGRELGWPMWGYVVMAGALVVFAALVAYEKRKAARDGSPLVELSLFKVKSFAAGIAVQTVFGVGLGIFFLVWTLYMQVGLGWSVLRAGLTGVPFSIAVSVAAGMSVQMLVPRFGRKVLQAGALTMAAGVLLYIWEAERYGMSIASWQMALPLVVMGAGMGLIVAPLTDAILSEVPREHSGSASGLINTVQQMGNALGLGLVSVVFFGTMSDDLPGPEVGPAFVDAFQSALVWVAVVMTAIFLLMFALPKRPAQHVEGAETAETPEITPLGKEPELVG; translated from the coding sequence ATGACCTCTTCCAGCAGCACTCTCCCGTCCCCCCGGCCGGAGGCCGACCGCCGGCGCTGGTTCGCGCTCGCCATCGTGATGACCGCGGCCTTCATGGACCTGGTCGACGTCACGATCGTCAACGTCGCGATCCCGTCGATCCAGCGGGACGAGGGCGCGTCCTTCAGCCACATCCAGTGGATAACGGCCGGCTACGCGCTGGCCTTCGCGGCCGGCCTGATCACCGGCGGCAGGCTCGGTGACATCCACGGCCGCAAGCGGGTGTTCCTCGTCGGCATCGGCGGGTTCACGCTCGCGTCCGCGCTCTGCGGCTTCGCGGTGAACCCGGACATGCTCGTCGCCTCCCGCATCCTCCAGGGAGCCATGGCAGCGCTGATGGTGCCGCAGGTCCTGTCGATCGTGCACGCCACGTTCCCGGCGCACGAGCGGGGCAAGGTCTTCGGGATGTTCGGCGCGATCGTGGGTCTCGGCGCGGTGTCGGGCCCGATCCTGGGCGCGCTGCTCACCGAGTGGAACCTGTTCGGCCTGGAGTGGCGGCCGATCTTCCTCATCAACCTGCCGGTCGGCATCGCGGGCCTCATCCTGGGCCGGAAGTTCATCACCGAGTCCAAGGCCCCGCACGCCCTCAAGCTCGACCTCGTCGGCGTCGTGCTCGTCACCCTCGGTCTGCTGATGCTGCTCTACCCGCTCACCCGCGGCCGCGAGCTGGGCTGGCCGATGTGGGGGTACGTCGTGATGGCCGGCGCCCTCGTCGTCTTCGCGGCGCTGGTGGCGTACGAGAAGAGGAAGGCGGCACGCGACGGTTCCCCGCTCGTCGAGCTCTCGCTCTTCAAGGTGAAGAGCTTCGCCGCGGGCATCGCCGTGCAGACGGTCTTCGGGGTCGGCCTCGGCATCTTCTTCCTGGTCTGGACGCTGTACATGCAGGTGGGCCTCGGCTGGAGCGTGCTGCGGGCCGGTCTGACCGGTGTTCCCTTCTCGATCGCGGTCTCGGTGGCGGCGGGCATGTCGGTGCAGATGCTGGTGCCGAGGTTCGGGCGCAAGGTGCTCCAGGCGGGCGCGCTGACCATGGCGGCGGGCGTCCTGCTCTACATCTGGGAGGCCGAGCGGTACGGCATGTCCATCGCCTCCTGGCAGATGGCCCTTCCGCTGGTCGTCATGGGGGCCGGCATGGGCCTGATCGTGGCCCCGCTGACGGACGCGATCCTCTCCGAGGTGCCGCGTGAGCACTCCGGTTCGGCGTCGGGCCTGATCAACACGGTTCAGCAGATGGGCAACGCCCTCGGCCTCGGCCTGGTCTCCGTCGTCTTCTTCGGCACGATGTCCGACGACCTGCCCGGACCCGAGGTGGGCCCCGCCTTCGTCGACGCCTTCCAGAGCGCGCTGGTCTGGGTCGCCGTGGTGATGACGGCCATCTTCCTGCTGATGTTCGCCCTCCCGAAGCGGCCCGCCCAGCACGTGGAGGGGGCGGAGACCGCCGAGACACCGGAGATCACGCCGCTCGGCAAGGAGCCCGAACTCGTCGGCTGA
- a CDS encoding helix-turn-helix transcriptional regulator, with amino-acid sequence MSTDTPARLLQLLSLLQTPREWPGGELSERLGVSRRTVRRDVDRLRELGYPVQATMGADGGYRLVAGKAMPPLVLDDEEAVAIAVGLRAGAGHAVAGVDEASVRALAKLEQVLPSRLRHRVSTLQAATTPLTSGDGASIAPETLTVMASTIAGRELLRFAYRAKDGAESRRRIEPYRLVSTGLRWYLVAYDLDRADWRTFRVDRVADPFATGARFTPRELPTGSAAEYLRQSMHRRQETYEFEVTFAAPAEFIAARLPGWLGVPEPVDERSCRLRSSSGDAVEWLAVRLAMVDCEFTVHEPVELVEYVRQLGGRLSRAAANR; translated from the coding sequence ATGAGTACCGACACCCCGGCCCGGCTCCTTCAGTTGCTCTCTCTTCTTCAGACTCCGCGGGAGTGGCCCGGTGGGGAGTTGTCCGAGCGGCTGGGGGTTTCGCGGCGGACTGTGCGGCGGGATGTGGACCGGCTGCGGGAACTCGGCTATCCGGTACAGGCGACGATGGGCGCGGACGGCGGGTATCGGCTGGTCGCCGGGAAGGCCATGCCGCCGCTGGTCCTCGACGACGAGGAGGCGGTGGCGATCGCGGTCGGGCTGCGGGCCGGTGCGGGGCACGCCGTCGCGGGCGTGGACGAGGCCTCCGTACGGGCGCTGGCCAAGCTCGAACAGGTCCTGCCGAGCCGCCTGAGGCATCGCGTCTCCACCCTGCAGGCCGCGACCACTCCACTGACCAGCGGCGACGGTGCGAGCATCGCGCCCGAGACGCTGACCGTGATGGCCTCGACGATCGCGGGGCGGGAACTGCTGCGGTTCGCGTACCGGGCGAAGGACGGCGCGGAGAGCCGGCGCCGGATCGAGCCTTACCGGCTGGTGTCGACCGGCCTCCGCTGGTACCTCGTCGCGTACGACCTCGACCGCGCGGACTGGCGTACGTTCCGGGTCGACCGGGTGGCCGACCCGTTCGCGACCGGGGCCCGTTTCACGCCGCGCGAGCTGCCCACGGGGAGCGCCGCCGAGTATCTGCGGCAGTCGATGCACCGGCGCCAGGAGACGTACGAGTTCGAGGTGACGTTCGCCGCGCCCGCGGAGTTCATCGCGGCGCGGCTGCCGGGGTGGCTCGGGGTGCCCGAGCCGGTCGACGAGCGGAGCTGTCGGCTGCGCAGCTCCTCCGGAGATGCCGTGGAGTGGCTGGCGGTACGGCTCGCGATGGTGGACTGCGAGTTCACCGTGCATGAGCCGGTTGAACTCGTGGAGTACGTACGGCAGTTGGGGGGCCGACTGAGCCGGGCGGCGGCGAATCGGTAG
- a CDS encoding dioxygenase family protein, producing the protein MSAATEERAVVERMPALYLSHGAPPLADDPIWPGQLAAWSADLPRPKAILMISAHWEEAPLALGATGTVPLVYDFWGFPEHYYKVRYEAPGAPELAESVRKLLRAPGMPVQDIPDRGLDHGAYVPLVEMFPAADIPVLQVSMPTLDPVRLMEIGRKLAPLRDEGVLIVGSGFFTHNLAALRQGGIPGWSVEFDEWGHRALDSGDVDGLLDFLHKSPAGQLAHPRTEHFAPLFVTMGAADAAGELDAQRSVIDGFWLGLAKRSVQFG; encoded by the coding sequence ATGTCCGCCGCCACCGAGGAACGTGCCGTCGTGGAGCGCATGCCCGCCCTCTACCTCTCCCACGGGGCCCCGCCGCTGGCCGACGATCCGATCTGGCCCGGCCAGCTCGCCGCCTGGTCCGCGGACCTGCCGCGCCCGAAGGCGATCCTCATGATCTCCGCGCACTGGGAGGAGGCCCCGCTCGCCCTCGGGGCCACCGGGACCGTCCCGCTGGTCTACGACTTCTGGGGCTTCCCCGAGCACTACTACAAGGTGCGGTACGAGGCCCCCGGCGCACCCGAACTCGCCGAGTCCGTCCGCAAGTTGCTGCGCGCCCCCGGCATGCCCGTCCAGGACATCCCGGACCGCGGCCTGGACCACGGCGCGTACGTCCCGCTCGTGGAGATGTTCCCCGCGGCCGACATCCCGGTCCTCCAGGTCTCGATGCCCACGCTGGACCCCGTCCGCCTCATGGAGATCGGCCGCAAGCTGGCACCCCTGCGCGACGAGGGCGTCCTCATCGTCGGCTCCGGCTTCTTCACCCACAACCTGGCGGCCCTGCGGCAGGGCGGGATCCCCGGCTGGTCGGTGGAGTTCGACGAGTGGGGCCACCGGGCCCTGGACTCGGGTGACGTCGACGGCCTCCTCGACTTCCTCCACAAGTCCCCGGCGGGACAGCTGGCCCACCCGCGCACCGAGCACTTCGCCCCGCTGTTCGTGACGATGGGCGCGGCGGACGCCGCCGGTGAACTGGACGCCCAGCGGTCGGTGATCGACGGCTTCTGGCTGGGACTGGCGAAGCGGTCGGTGCAGTTCGGCTGA
- the pfkB gene encoding 1-phosphofructokinase: MILTVTPNPSLDRTYEVPSLDRGEVIRATGERMDPGGKGVNVSRAVAAAGRRTVAVLPLGGAPGALVADLLDAQGIEVAPVPVAGATRSNIALAEADGVLTKINAPGPELTSAEEELLLETVREQSGDADWIACCGSLPRGLAPSWYAELVARAHRAGARIALDTSGPALLAALRERPDVVKPNAEELAEAVGRPLATVGDAVKAAEELRELGARAVLASLGADGQLLVSEEGAWFAGARVDVVRSNVGAGDSSLAGFLIAGGSGPGALASAVAHGAAAVQLPGSVMPSPADLDPSSVTVTSEIPVDRVLTEPVS; the protein is encoded by the coding sequence ATGATCCTCACCGTCACCCCGAACCCGTCCCTGGACCGTACGTACGAGGTCCCGTCGCTCGACCGCGGCGAGGTCATACGGGCCACCGGCGAGCGCATGGACCCGGGCGGCAAGGGCGTCAACGTCTCGCGGGCCGTCGCCGCGGCCGGCCGGCGCACCGTCGCCGTGCTGCCGCTCGGCGGAGCGCCCGGCGCGCTCGTCGCCGACCTCCTCGACGCACAGGGCATCGAGGTCGCACCCGTCCCGGTCGCCGGGGCGACCCGCTCGAACATCGCGCTCGCCGAGGCCGACGGCGTACTGACGAAGATCAACGCACCCGGGCCCGAACTCACGTCCGCCGAGGAGGAGTTGCTCCTGGAGACCGTGCGCGAGCAGTCCGGCGACGCCGACTGGATCGCCTGCTGCGGCAGCCTGCCGCGCGGCCTCGCCCCCTCCTGGTACGCGGAACTGGTCGCCCGCGCCCACCGGGCGGGCGCCCGCATCGCGCTCGACACCTCCGGACCCGCCCTGCTCGCGGCCCTCCGCGAACGGCCCGACGTGGTCAAGCCCAACGCCGAGGAACTCGCCGAGGCCGTCGGCCGCCCCCTCGCCACGGTCGGCGACGCGGTCAAGGCCGCCGAGGAACTGCGCGAGCTGGGCGCCCGTGCCGTGCTCGCCTCCCTCGGCGCCGACGGGCAGCTGCTCGTCAGCGAGGAGGGCGCGTGGTTCGCGGGCGCGCGCGTCGACGTCGTACGCAGCAATGTGGGCGCGGGCGACTCCTCGCTCGCCGGTTTCCTCATCGCCGGCGGCAGCGGTCCCGGCGCACTCGCCTCCGCGGTGGCCCATGGCGCGGCCGCCGTCCAGCTTCCGGGCAGCGTGATGCCGAGCCCGGCGGACCTCGACCCGTCCTCGGTGACCGTCACTTCGGAGATCCCCGTGGACCGCGTACTGACGGAGCCGGTGTCATGA
- a CDS encoding GNAT family N-acetyltransferase, whose product MSSERTEVQVRPGVESDLDALTDIYNHYVRETPITFDTATFTPVERRPWLLSHPEDGPHRLMVATAGDSQEILGYATSSAFRPKPAYETSVEVTIYLAPDAGGRGVGTLLYKALFAALADEDLHRAYAGIAQPNEASVRLHERFGFRYVGTYREVGRKFGRYWDVAWYEKEL is encoded by the coding sequence ATGTCGTCGGAACGTACAGAGGTGCAGGTCAGGCCAGGAGTCGAGAGCGACCTCGACGCCCTCACGGACATCTACAACCACTACGTGCGTGAGACGCCGATCACGTTCGACACAGCGACCTTCACTCCGGTAGAGCGCCGCCCTTGGCTGCTCTCTCACCCTGAAGACGGCCCGCATCGGCTGATGGTTGCCACGGCCGGGGACTCACAGGAGATTCTGGGCTACGCCACATCCAGCGCGTTCCGGCCGAAGCCCGCGTACGAGACGTCCGTGGAGGTGACGATCTACCTCGCCCCGGACGCCGGTGGCCGGGGTGTCGGCACACTGCTCTACAAGGCCCTGTTCGCGGCGCTCGCGGACGAGGATCTGCACCGGGCCTACGCGGGGATCGCCCAGCCCAACGAGGCGTCCGTGCGGCTGCACGAGCGGTTCGGGTTCCGGTACGTCGGTACGTACCGGGAGGTGGGCCGGAAGTTCGGGCGGTACTGGGATGTGGCCTGGTACGAGAAGGAGCTCTGA
- a CDS encoding sigma-70 family RNA polymerase sigma factor: MATRAVARRKSASGGSDAARSVRVVGGEIADRDLVGMYLDEIARTPLLDAAKEVDLSQTIEAGVYAQQILDGEVTDTKVKASREELEALVADSERAKDIFIRSNLRLVVAVARRYPRSGLPLLDLIQEGNAGLVRAVEKFDYRKGFKFSTYATWWIRQAITRSIADQSRTIRLPVHLVEELGRIRRVQREFNREHGREPEPSEIAAELDTKPERVVDVLDWARDPVSLNMAVDDDGDTQFGDLLEDTSAVSPEQSVLTLLRSEELDDLIGRLDQRTASIIKMRYGIEDGRERTLTEVGKEHGLTRERIRQIEKHALLELKKLARDTGFDAAA; this comes from the coding sequence ATGGCAACCCGTGCCGTCGCCCGTCGTAAGTCCGCCTCAGGCGGAAGCGACGCGGCACGCAGTGTTCGCGTCGTAGGCGGCGAGATCGCCGACCGCGACCTGGTCGGCATGTATCTCGACGAGATCGCGCGCACACCGCTGCTCGACGCCGCCAAGGAAGTGGACCTCTCCCAGACCATCGAGGCGGGCGTGTACGCCCAGCAGATCCTCGACGGCGAGGTCACCGACACAAAGGTGAAGGCCTCCCGCGAGGAGCTCGAAGCGCTGGTCGCCGACTCCGAGCGGGCCAAGGACATCTTCATCCGGTCGAACCTCCGCCTGGTCGTGGCGGTCGCCCGTCGCTACCCGCGCAGTGGCCTGCCGCTCCTGGACCTGATCCAGGAGGGGAACGCGGGCCTGGTCCGGGCCGTCGAGAAGTTCGACTACCGCAAGGGCTTCAAGTTCTCGACGTACGCGACCTGGTGGATCCGTCAGGCCATCACCCGTTCCATCGCCGACCAGTCCCGCACCATCCGCCTCCCCGTCCACCTGGTGGAGGAGCTGGGCCGGATCCGCCGTGTGCAGCGCGAGTTCAACCGCGAGCACGGCCGTGAGCCGGAGCCCTCGGAGATCGCCGCGGAGCTGGACACGAAGCCGGAGCGCGTGGTCGACGTGCTGGACTGGGCCCGCGACCCGGTCTCGCTGAACATGGCGGTGGACGACGACGGTGACACCCAGTTCGGCGACCTGCTGGAGGACACCTCCGCCGTCTCGCCCGAGCAGTCCGTGCTCACGCTGCTGCGCAGCGAGGAGCTGGACGACCTCATCGGCCGCCTCGACCAGCGCACGGCCTCGATCATCAAGATGCGGTACGGCATCGAGGACGGCCGGGAGCGCACGCTCACCGAGGTCGGCAAGGAGCACGGCCTCACGCGCGAGCGCATCCGCCAGATCGAGAAGCACGCGCTGCTGGAACTGAAGAAGCTGGCCCGCGACACGGGCTTCGACGCCGCCGCGTAA